The Fragaria vesca subsp. vesca linkage group LG2, FraVesHawaii_1.0, whole genome shotgun sequence genome includes a window with the following:
- the LOC101296722 gene encoding protein RER1B-like, whose product MEGVGAGSASAASPVNKWIYDASRLYQYYLDKTTPLSVYRWIGTFVLVVIYALRVYSVQGFYIVSYGLGIYILNLLIGFLSPLADPEMGGGGSDGPLLPTKGSDEFKPFIRRLPEFKFWYSFTKAFCIGFVMTFFSVFDVPVFWPILLCYWIVLFVLTMRRQIAHMIKYKYVPFNLGKQKYGSKKPSSSGSGRND is encoded by the exons ATGGAGGGAGTCGGGGCCGGAAGCGCATCTGCGGCATCGCCTGTTAACAAGTGGATATATGATGCATCGAGGCTCTATCAGTACTATCTGGACAAGACAACTCCACTTTCGGTTTACAGATGGATTGGGACTTTTGTGTTGGTTGTCATTTACGCGCTGCGGGTTTACTCTGTTCAGGGGTTCTACATTGTGTCGTATGGTCTCGGGATTTACATACTGAATCTTCTGATTGGGTTTTTGTCGCCATTGGCTGATCCGGAGATGGGAGGAGGTGGTTCAGATGGGCCGTTGCTTCCAACCAAGGGTTCAGATGAATTCAAGCCATTCATCCGCCGCCTTCCTGAGTTTAAGTTCTG GTACTCTTTCACAAAGGCTTTCTGCATTGGATTTGTCATGACCTTCTTCTCTGTATTTGATGTGCCTGTCTTTTGGCCAATACTTCTCTGTTACTGGATTGTTCTGTTCGTCCTAACAATGAGGCGCCAAATTGCACACATGATCAAATACAAATATGTTCCATTCAACCTTGGGAAGCAG AAATATGGCAGCAAAAAACCTTCCTCAAGTGGCAGTGGCCGGAATGATTGA